In one Dunckerocampus dactyliophorus isolate RoL2022-P2 chromosome 9, RoL_Ddac_1.1, whole genome shotgun sequence genomic region, the following are encoded:
- the chpfa gene encoding chondroitin sulfate synthase 2, with translation MRFSALLSALRSLGPVVIGISLGFSLSLLSVNWTEEACYVDGTDADGAALAQVEQFKGARKTNSISVLNDVESEADFEPRIVPYNQVEPSTPKKVFRAKYISTELGLRERLFVGVLTSKNTINTLGVAVNRTISHHLDPVVFFTGTRNRKVPHGMFVVSHGDERLIWNMFQTIKYIFDHYINEYDWFYLVQDDVYTEADRIKHLVDHLSIDRELYMGCPEEFIGGEMEGRYCYGGFGYLLSRTLLLRLQPFLENCRNDILSARPDEWLGRCIIDYTATNCVNDYEGLHYHHYQLGKNSDPSKEQSEQFKKALTVHPVSDPEQMYRLHRYFTEIELQKTYDEIAKLQAEIKNVSVVAFEGNRSAEWPIGINPPSEPKTRFEVLQWEYFTEEEIYTCLDGSPKCELHGIDRMDVADVIDKAVGELNKKYKPVLHLKKQHLINGYRRFDPTRGMEYTLDLQLEAVNQKGHSRSISKRVHLVRPLSQVEIIPMPYVTEATRVHVIIPITVLERGSVEHFLKVFASNSFETSENAVLTFLFIYDPVEAQQVNQNDIFASVKAQINILEGTYSSVKIPWISVKTETPSQIKFMDIISKKHPVDTLFLLAGVNTNINAEFMNRCRMNSINNWQVFFPIHFQDYNPDVAYHNQPHPATVDLVKDSGHFDRWSFDEACFYNADYMATRTKMVEDVQENEEILETLDIYDMFIKYSGLHVFRAVEPALHQSYRYQTCNPRLSEDIYHRCVQSNLEGLGSRSKLAMLMFEQEQGNST, from the exons ATGAGATTTTCAGCCCTTCTTTCTGCCCTGAGGTCGCTGGGCCCGGTAGTAATCGGCATTTCTTTAGGATTCTCCTTGAGTTTGCTGAGTGTGAACTGGACAGAAGAAGCATGTTATGTGGACGGGACCGACGCTGATGGCGCTGCTTTGGCTCAGGTTGAACAGTTTAAAGGGGCCAGGAAGACCAATTCCATTTCAGTCCTCAACGACGTGGAGTCCGAGGCGGATTTCGAACCACGAATAGTCCCATATAATCAAGTCGAGCCAAGTACGCCTAAGAAAGTTTTCAG GGCAAAATACATAAGCACAGAATTGGGGTTGCGCGAACGTCTCTTCGTTGGAGTCCTGACATCTAAAAACACCATAAACACCCTGGGCGTGGCTGTCAATCGCACTATTAGCCATCACCTGGACCCTGTGGTCTTCTTCACCGGCACACGCAACCGCAAAGTCCCCCATGGCATGTTTGTAGTCTCACATGGGGATGAAAGACTGATCTGGAACATGTTTCAGACTATTAAATACATCTTTGACCATTATATCAATGAGTATGACTGGTTTTACCTGGTCCAAGATGACGTCTACACAGAAGCCGACAGGATCAAACATCTTGTGGATCACCTGAGTATTGATCGAGAGCTGTACATGGGCTGTCCGGAGGAGTTCATCGGTGGGGAGATGGAAGGGAGGTACTGCTACGGAGGGTTCGGGTACCTCCTGTCCCGTACCTTGCTCCTTCGACTTCAACCGTTCCTAGAAAACTGCAGGAACGATATCCTGAGCGCCAGGCCTGATGAGTGGCTCGGGAGATGCATCATTGACTACACGGCTACAAACTGTGTAAACGACTATGAG GGGCTCCACTACCACCACTACCAGTTGGGAAAAAACTCTGATCCAAGCAAAGAGCAGAGTGAGCAGTTCAAAAAAGCTCTGACGGTCCATCCAGTGTCTGACCCTGAACAGATGTACCGGCTACACAGATACTTCACTGAGATTGAACTGCAGAAGACTTACGATGAGATTGCTAAGCTCCAG GCAGAAATCAAGAATGTCAGCGTGGTGGCTTTTGAGGGCAACCGAAGTGCAGAGTGGCCAATTGGGATCAACCCACCCTCCGAACCAAAGACTCGGTTTGAAGTTTTACAGTGGGAGTACTTTACAGAAgaagagatttatacatgcttGGATGGATCCCCAAAGTGTGAGCTGCATGGCATTGACCGCATGGATGTGGCGGATGTCATTGACAAAGCTGTAGGAGAACTGAACAAGAAGTACAAACCGGTCTTGCACCTGAAGAAGCAGCATCTGATTAATGGCTACAGGCGCTTTGACCCCACCAGGGGCATGGAGTACACCTTAGATCTGCAGCTCGAAGCGGTCAACCAAAAAGGTCACAGTCGTTCGATCTCCAAGCGTGTTCATCTGGTGCGACCTTTGAGCCAGGTAGAGATAATTCCCATGCCCTATGTCACAGAAGCCACAAGGGTTCATGTCATTATACCGATTACTGTGTTGGAACGGGGCTCTGTTGAGCATTTCTTGAAGGTCTTTGCCTCAAACTCCTTTGAGACAAGTGAGAACGCCGTCCTCACCTTCTTATTCATTTATGACCCAGTGGAGGCACAGCAAGTTAACCAGAATGACATATTTGCCAGCGTAAAAGCTCAAATAAACATCCTCGAGGGGACATACTCCTCAGTGAAAATCCCTTGGATCAGCGTCAAGACGGAAACACCATCTCAGATCAAGTTCATGGACATCATTTCAAAGAAGCACCCGGTTGACACACTGTTCCTCCTAGCGGGTGTTAACACGAATATCAATGCGGAGTTTATGAACCGTTGCCGCATGAATTCCATAAATAACTGGCAAGTGTTCTTCCCCATCCATTTCCAGGATTACAATCCCGACGTGGCATACCACAACCAGCCGCATCCAGCCACAGTCGACCTGGTCAAGGACTCCGGGCATTTTGATCGCTGGTCGTTTGATGAAGCTTGTTTTTACAATGCAGACTATATGGCAACACGCACAAAAATGGTTGAAGATGTCCAAGAGAACGAGGAGATCCTAGAGACCCTGGACATTTATGACATGTTCATTAAGTACTCGGGTTTGCATGTGTTCAGGGCCGTAGAGCCAGCCTTGCACCAGAGTTACCGCTACCAAACCTGCAACCCACGGCTTAGCGAGGACATCTACCACAGGTGCGTTCAGAGCAACTTGGAAGGTCTCGGTTCTCGCTCCAAACTCGCCATGCTGATGTTTGAACAAGAACAAGGAAATAGCACGTGA
- the LOC129188149 gene encoding pyridoxal kinase-like: MAEMECRVLSIQSHVVRGYVGNKSATFPLQVLGFEVDSINSVQFSNHTGYAYWKGQVLTADELNVLYEGIKLNKVNHYDYILTGYSRDTSFLTTVVDIIQELKKANPSLVYVCDPVMGDHGAMYVPEELLPVYRDKVVPLADILTPNQFEAELLTGRKIHTIEDALEAMEMLHKMGPEMVVLTSTDLPSKRGDHYLVALGSQKTVKPDGTISSQKICMDIPKVDAVFVGTGDLFAAMLLAWTHHHPKDLKAACEKTVSVMHHVIKRTITYANEKAGPGKRPSPAQLELRMVQSKADIENPTIVVEATVLQKS, translated from the exons ATGGCAGAGATGGAATGTCGCGTGTTGTCCATTCAGAGTCATGTTGTCCGCGGATACGTGGGGAATAAATCGGCAACATTCCCGCTGCAG GTCCTGGGTTTTGAAGTGGACTCCATCAACTCTGTGCAGTTCTCCAACCACACAG GCTACGCCTACTGGAAGGGTCAAGTCTTGACAGCCGATGAGCTCAACGTGCTGTACGAGGGCATCAAGCTCAATAAGGTCAACCACTATGACTATATCCTCACAG gGTACAGCAGGGACACGTCCTTCCTGACGACTGTGGTTGACATCATTCAAGAGCTGAAAAAGGCCAATCCCAGTCTGGTATATG TTTGTGATCCTGTGATGGGAGACCACGGTGCAATG TATGTCCCAGAGGAACTTCTGCCAGTCTACAGGGACAAAGTAGTGCCTTTGGCTGACATCCTTACACCCAACCAGTTTGAAGCAGA gctgttaacCGGAAGAAAAATCCACACAATAGAAGATGCATTGGAG GCAATGGAAATGCTTCATAAGATGGGTCCTGAGATGGTGGTCCTCACGAGCACTGACTTGCCTTCAAAACGAGGAGACCACTACCTGGTGGCCCTCGGGAGCCAAAAAACAG TCAAACCAGACGGGACCATTAGCAGTCAGAAGATCTGCATGGACATCCCCAAAGTTGATGCGGTGTTTGTGGGGACGGGGGACCTGTTTGCTGCCATGTTGTTGGCCTGGACACACCATCACCCCAAAGACCTGAAG GCTGCCTGTGAAAAGACTGTTTCGGTCATGCACCATGTAATTAAGCGCACCATTACTTACGCTAATG AAAAAGCCGGCCCGGGGAAAAGGCCGAGCCCGGCACAGCTGGAGCTGAGGATGGTTCAGAGCAAAGCCGACATTGAGAATCCGACCATCGTAGTGGAAGCGACTGTTTTACAAAAGTCCTAA
- the agpat3 gene encoding 1-acyl-sn-glycerol-3-phosphate acyltransferase gamma: MALLAYLKGLFILQLLMGFVFVVSGLIINFIQLCTCIIWPINKQLYRRINCRLSYSLWSQLVMLLEWWSGTDCTLYTDQATVDKFGKEHVIIILNHNYEIDFLCGWTMCERYGVLGSSKVLAKHELLKVPLIGWTWYFLEIVFCKRKWEEDRKTVFRGLERLKDYPEYMWFLLYCEGTRFTEKKHQISMQVAESKGLPKLKYHLLPRTKGFTTTLQCLKGTVTAVYDVTLNFKDKQTPTLLGIVNGKKYKADMSVRRFPVEEIPDDETECANWLHKLYQEKDALQEAYSKEGKFPGPTIIPPRRPWTLLNFLFWATLLLSPLINFACGVVVSGSPLLIIGFIIFLIIASIAIRRLIGVTEVKKTGSSYGDRETKKQN; this comes from the exons ATGGCTCTCCTGGCCTACCTCAAGGGCCTGTTCATCCTTCAGTTGTTGATGGGCTTTGTGTTTGTGGTGAGCGGCCTCATCATAAACTTCATCCAGCTGTGCACTTGCATTATCTGGCCAATCAACAAGCAGCTCTATCGCAGAATCAACTGCCGGCTCTCATACTCCCTCTGGAGCC agTTGGTGATGCTGCTGGAGTGGTGGTCCGGCACAGATTGCACCCTTTACACTGACCAGGCTACGGTGGACAAGTTTGGCAAAGAACacgtcatcatcatcctcaacCACAACTACGAGATCGACTTCCTCTGTGGCTGGACCATGTGTGAAAGATACGGTGTCCTTGGG AGTTCAAAAGTCCTAGCCAAACATGAGCTACTGAAGGTTCCTTTGATTGGCTGGACCTGGTACTTCTTAGAAATAGTCTTTTGCAAaagaaagtgggaggaggaccgTAAAACTGTCTTCAGAGGACTGGAAAGGCTTAAAGACTATCCTGAATATATGTGG TTTCTGCTGTATTGTGAAGGTACCCGCTTCACAGAGAAGAAGCACCAAATAAGTATGCAAGTTGCAGAGAGCAAAGGCCTGCCCAAGCTGAAATATCACCTCCTACCACGTACCAAGGGATTCACCACCACCCTGCAGTGTCTTAAGGGCACAG TGACTGCTGTTTATGACGTGACACTCAACTTCAAAGATAAGCAAACTCCCACTCTCCTGGGCATTGTGAATGGCAAGAAGTACAAAGCTGACATGAGTGTAAG ACGCTTCCCCGTTGAGGAGATCCCAGATGATGAGACGGAGTGTGCCAACTGGCTGCATAAGCTCTACCAGGAGAAG GATGCTTTACAGGAAGCATACAGCAAGGAAGGCAAGTTCCCCGGGCCCACAATAATCCCTCCTCGCCGACCTTGGACGCTGctcaacttcctgttttggGCCACCCTGCTGCTTTCGCCacttatcaactttgcttgtgGAGTGGTGGTCAGCGGGTCACCCCTCCTCATCATTGGCTTCATCATCTTCCTCATCATAG